In one Candidatus Eisenbacteria bacterium genomic region, the following are encoded:
- a CDS encoding VTT domain-containing protein — MTVDSLWMLCLLLFLDGATTAAFTTPLLLAYAKAFEPWQVALAGGAASAAGSVVQLAIFRWMLGHERPWMGRFLPSKQKLEETLKRYPSASFLAIAVARATPLPDAPLKLVAAAIGYPLERYFVAVLTGALPYYALLAWAGHELPIPPWLIAALFGVVAIAFVVDLIRKSRAAPR, encoded by the coding sequence ATGACGGTGGACTCGCTGTGGATGCTGTGCCTGCTGCTGTTCCTCGACGGCGCGACGACGGCCGCGTTCACCACGCCGCTGCTGCTGGCGTACGCGAAGGCCTTCGAACCCTGGCAGGTGGCGCTCGCCGGCGGAGCCGCGAGCGCGGCCGGCAGCGTCGTCCAGCTCGCGATCTTCCGCTGGATGCTGGGGCACGAGCGGCCGTGGATGGGGCGCTTCCTGCCGTCGAAGCAGAAGCTGGAGGAGACGCTGAAGCGCTACCCGTCGGCGTCGTTCCTCGCCATCGCGGTCGCGCGCGCGACGCCGCTGCCGGACGCGCCGCTCAAGCTGGTCGCGGCCGCGATCGGGTACCCGCTCGAACGCTACTTCGTCGCGGTGCTGACCGGGGCGCTGCCCTACTACGCGCTGCTGGCCTGGGCGGGACACGAGCTGCCGATCCCGCCCTGGCTGATCGCCGCGCTGTTCGGCGTGGTGGCGATCGCCTTCGTCGTGGACCTGATCCGGAAGAGCCGTGCCGCGCCGCGCTGA